In Opitutus sp. ER46, one DNA window encodes the following:
- a CDS encoding tetratricopeptide repeat protein produces MPSRPTAVPRSASRVIATTARARETWQVRLAGVGLVFAAVAAYANSLGGPFIFDDLLSIPQNPTLANWLTALAPPGGALTVSGRPFLNLTFAVNRFLGGDVVGGYHAVNLLIHVVAGLTLFGLVRRTLAGLSRARAGMPAPVTRPAADATWIAFAVALLWLVHPLQTESVTYVVQRAESLMGLLYLLTLYGFVRGVEAGSQRWFALAVGCCLLGMFTKEVMVSAPLLVFLYDRTFVAGSYRAAWRQRRGVHLLLAATWLPLAVLVGGGAGRAGTAGLGVGVSFAAYAATQFEALCRYLALSVWPCPLIIDYGVQWVAWREVWPQVLGVTALVAATGWALVRRPAVGFLGLWFFAILAPTSLIPGMRQTLAEHRMYLALVPVVVLGVLAVQAVLGRRARWVLLAVAAVGGGLTARRNLDYQSDARIWADAVAKRPGNAAAQNNYGNILAREGRFEAALACYDAALRIEPGFADAQHNAGNALLSLGRPAEAMVRYEQALRALAGRAEVRTKLGDALRALGRNDEARAQYEEALRQDPNYAAAHNNLGNLLREADRQPEAIAHYEAAIRLKPEVPEVYNNLGIALLIAGRPHDAIARFEQALRLNPDLAQVHLNLGLALASIGRGAEAAPHLQTARRLGATLPDLGR; encoded by the coding sequence ATGCCGTCACGCCCCACCGCCGTGCCGCGTTCCGCCTCGCGTGTGATTGCCACCACGGCGCGGGCCCGCGAGACCTGGCAGGTTCGGTTGGCCGGCGTCGGGCTCGTTTTTGCCGCGGTGGCGGCGTACGCCAACAGCTTGGGCGGGCCGTTCATTTTCGATGACCTGCTGTCGATCCCGCAGAATCCGACCCTGGCAAACTGGCTGACCGCGCTGGCGCCTCCGGGCGGTGCGCTCACGGTTTCGGGCCGCCCCTTTCTAAACCTGACCTTTGCGGTGAACCGGTTCCTGGGCGGTGACGTCGTCGGGGGCTATCATGCCGTCAACCTGCTGATCCATGTCGTCGCCGGGCTGACACTTTTCGGCCTCGTGCGGCGGACGCTGGCTGGCCTCAGCCGAGCGCGCGCCGGGATGCCGGCGCCGGTGACGCGTCCCGCGGCCGACGCGACGTGGATCGCGTTTGCCGTGGCGCTGCTCTGGCTGGTGCATCCGTTGCAGACGGAGTCGGTGACCTACGTCGTGCAGCGGGCGGAGTCGTTGATGGGCCTGCTGTATCTGCTGACGCTGTACGGCTTCGTGCGTGGCGTGGAGGCGGGGTCGCAGCGCTGGTTCGCGTTGGCGGTGGGTTGTTGTCTGCTCGGCATGTTCACCAAGGAGGTGATGGTGTCCGCGCCGCTGCTGGTCTTCCTGTACGACCGCACGTTCGTGGCGGGCAGTTATCGGGCCGCGTGGCGGCAGCGGCGGGGCGTGCATCTCCTGCTCGCGGCGACGTGGTTGCCGCTGGCGGTGCTGGTGGGGGGCGGCGCGGGCCGGGCCGGCACGGCGGGGTTGGGCGTGGGCGTGAGTTTCGCGGCGTATGCAGCGACGCAGTTCGAGGCATTGTGCCGCTACCTGGCGCTGTCGGTGTGGCCGTGCCCATTGATCATCGATTACGGCGTCCAATGGGTGGCATGGCGCGAAGTGTGGCCGCAGGTGCTGGGGGTGACGGCGCTGGTGGCGGCGACGGGCTGGGCGCTGGTGCGTCGGCCCGCGGTGGGCTTCCTGGGACTTTGGTTCTTTGCGATCCTGGCGCCGACCTCGCTCATCCCGGGCATGCGGCAGACGCTGGCGGAACATCGCATGTACCTCGCGCTCGTGCCGGTGGTGGTGCTGGGCGTGTTGGCGGTGCAGGCGGTGCTCGGCCGCCGGGCGCGTTGGGTGCTGCTGGCGGTGGCAGCGGTCGGCGGCGGGCTGACGGCGCGGCGAAATCTCGATTACCAGAGTGATGCACGGATCTGGGCCGATGCCGTGGCGAAGCGTCCGGGCAACGCCGCCGCGCAGAACAACTATGGCAACATTCTCGCGCGGGAAGGACGGTTCGAGGCGGCGCTGGCGTGCTACGACGCGGCGCTGCGGATCGAGCCGGGGTTCGCGGACGCGCAGCACAACGCCGGCAACGCGCTGCTGAGCCTCGGCCGCCCGGCGGAGGCGATGGTGCGTTATGAGCAGGCGCTGCGGGCACTGGCCGGACGCGCGGAAGTGCGGACCAAGCTCGGCGATGCGCTGCGCGCGCTCGGCCGAAACGACGAGGCGCGGGCGCAGTACGAGGAGGCGCTGCGGCAGGATCCAAATTACGCGGCGGCGCACAACAATCTCGGCAATCTCCTGCGGGAGGCTGACCGGCAGCCGGAGGCGATTGCGCACTATGAGGCGGCGATCCGGCTCAAGCCGGAGGTGCCCGAAGTGTACAACAACCTGGGCATCGCGCTGCTGATCGCCGGGCGGCCGCACGACGCGATCGCTCGATTTGAGCAGGCACTCCGGCTGAACCCCGACCTGGCACAGGTGCACCTCAACCTCGGGCTAGCGCTCGCAAGCATCGGGCGCGGGGCCGAAGCGGCGCCGCATTTGCAGACGGCGCGCCGGCTTGGCGCCACGCTGCCCGACCTGGGCCGCTGA